AAATCTGTGCATTTTATTGTATGTTAATTACATGTAAATCTTCAGGGTTTGTGCATCCCTGCTTTAGTGACTAAGACTGCTGCCTTTGGCTATCAACTTGCTATATTAAAAAATCTGCATTCTGCTATCTATTGCTAAATCTTAAGCAAGTAAATTAACATTCTGATCCTACACTACttgtaaacaaaatgaaaccaaatacttaaaaatattttaaacaacaaaTAGTATATATAGGAATCTGAGGGCAATATTTTATCAAATAACAATCattaagtaaataataatttCCCATCTTAATGAAGAccttataatttttctttcaacTATTTTTATGTCTGGTATCTTGGAtatatttccttttcttataCAGTTGATCTATTTGAAGAGTATTCAAGagtctttcttttgttgttgttgtttcatttcaCAGATGCATTTATCATAATAGTTACACACTACTTATGTTCCAAACAAAGTGAATACTTGTTTATTTCTGTCAATTATGATCAATACATTTTTCCACAGTAACACTAAAATCATCACATTAGTATCTGTATGGAATGAACAATCAAATCTTGCCTTGAGGTTCTTGTACATAGTTGTATATATAGCACATTTCTAGGCATCTACTGGATGTTTGGCAAAGAATGTATCATAAGCAAGTGATTTTTGAGTTGTGAAAACCACAACTTACTTCCCTCACTTCAGAGTATCTATACAAACTCTACCACCTAAATAGGAGACCGAGGGAGTCAGCTTTGGTGTTGAAATCTTACAGATTCAGTCCACAGCCCCTTACCGACTGGTCTGTGTTCTCAATGTTAACTAGTGTGTCAAAGCAAAGCTCCTGAAAGCTTTAAAATCAAACACTGCTCCTATGATGCAAGGGTaaatcttctttcttccattttttcccACTATTTCCTCACATCTATTATACACTAACTTATGCAACTGAAGGAACAGACAGATGTGAAAATTCCATGAATGTTTTATATTCATTTCCATTGTGTTTTCTATGAATTTTCTTGAATTTTCAAGCTCTTCTTGAGGAAGAGGAATGCGCAACTCATAGTTATTGAGGAAAAGAACTGGACTTGCATAAAAGGCTAATGGGGGACTCTGGAAGCTGAAAGATTtcacaagggaaaaaaaaggaactcAAATTTGCCGTGCATATGGCTCTCTAGTCTGGAGATGCTtgaattttttatgttttaatatggTCAGTTTACAGAGGGAATCCTACTCTTCTTGGCGCCTGGGTACGACTTGAACCACAGAGCACTAACTGATCAGCATTTACAGATCTGCATTTTGAGGAAGTACCCACTATTACCAGCCCATCTACTACCAACGCATGCTCCATGCTCACGCATTTCTGTTGTTGATACATGTTACCAAGGAGTGGCCACTGTACAGGCTGTGAGATGTTTATCATCTGCTTCTAATTATAACTACGTCTTTCTCTTTGTCACCCTGAACTATTCCTAATCATTACTTTGTGGCTTGTATGTTGTCTGTTGACATAATTAGATGCTCTTTCCATACAGCAGGTTTAGTGGGAGTCAATGTGATATGGCAGAACTATTCATTGATGTCGAAATCAGAGAGAATAACCGTTCCCTAATGAACACCATTTGCCATGTGTGATGGCCTACACTTTGGCAGACTGAAAACCAAATCTGTCACCATTCTAGAAAAGAAATGGTTAGTGGGAAAACTTAATCTGATGTCTTCATTTATGTGAGTTAACATATGAGGAAAACGAGCCTGTTTTCCTCAAACCACCCACAGTTAGAAATGGCCATGTGGCATATCTCATAAAAGAGAGCAAAGGGGTTCTGTGTTTATTCTAGGTTCTTCCCAAAGGATTGTATTCCCCCGATTTCACAATTCTTGTAGAGATCGGGGCTATGAACCTGAGGTGaagaataaaactgaaaatcatgacAACATTGAAGTGTTCATTCTATGGAAAGTCATTTCTGCTTAGAAGGCAACCTTGTTTTGCATGTACATAGAAGTGAGAGATTGTCATGAATCTCTGGTGTAACATGCTTTCAAAGACTGGATGGTCTCTGAAATATGAGCCCCAAATTCTGCCATAATTATTTAACAAACGGTCAGTCATCCTGGGGCATATTTCTTCTTTATGGCCCACCAGTTAAaaacgaacaacaacaacaaaactatttAGGAGCATGTGCTGAAGGTATGTTAAGAGTTGGGTACAGCCTTCAACATTCTCTTCTGCCCCCTAGTGGTTTCTTTCCTCACCTTGGACGACTGCCCTAGGCTGCAAACCACTCCTTGTAAAGGAATCATAATGCTAGTTACCGTCTATAAACCACTAAACTTGACCTAAACTGAGATTGCCACTTAATTTTGGGGAGAAAGAATACCAATATGCAGTAATTTTGATGGGTACCTCTTTATTTGTTAACATGGTATATGTCCATTTTTTAGCTGATTTTCCAGAAAACTTTTCTTATACTCTCCATTTTTCTAGAACTAATTTCCAGCACAttgcttcattttttaattattgttattttcaGGATGTCTTTCACACTCTATTGTCTCATCTCACCCACTTTAGAAGTTGATTTTCCCGCGTTTAAACTTCTGCCTCCGTGAATTTCTGTTAATTTACTTCCAaggttccttttctttcctctctaatTGGCTCGTCTTTTCTCTACCCGATTCTACGATGTAGTCAGTATTCTTCTAGATGAGTTTAGATTTTCCCCCCTCTGAACACACTTTTAAACAATTGTATCCACTACTACTACTATGTTTTGATAAAGAATGGGCAAACTTGATTCTCGGATCCTCGTAATGAATACAGTTATAATAGACCACCTATGTTATCCCTGGGTTGACTGACTCATGTCCTAGCAAATATTCATCAACTCCCCTTACCCTGCATGTGCTTCCTGCCCTTCAGTTACTTGACAGAATAAACTACTCCAGGAAATTCACACACCCGAGACAGATACCTGAATACAGTCATTTTTTTCTACACCTTCGTTAAATTGTAATAGCTGTCTCGAATAGCTCCCCAGTCCCTCTTACGTCAATGTACTTCGTTTCTGAGCTCAGACCACACCACTACCCCCACCTTTGGACATGTTCCATGTTGCTAGTGGTTTATTCCCACTTCATAATGCAgcacagtgattttttttgaaCCGTAAATCTGTCCCTATCACTTGCCTATATAAACTCTTGCTTAAAGAGTATGAACTAGCTTAGTTGAGGATCTATACCgcaggagaagggatattgagtCAGTCGGGACTTTGGTAGACGCCCCTCTGAACAATCCACTTGTGGTGGTCGGGGGCGGGGAAGGGGCGGGATtgagccccctcccccctccttcttacTGCGGAGAGCTGCAGAGCCAGCCGACACTCTGTGTGAGCTGCGCTGCGAGCTGTGAGCTGAGAGCTGTGAGCTGCGTGGCGGAGCAAGCCAGGCAGTAGCACTTGGCTGAAAGCTGCGGTGCTAGCCAGGCAGCGCTCGCTGAGAGTTGCGGTGCCAGCCAGGTAGTGCTTGCTGAGAGCTGCTGAGAGAGCCCAGCTGCGCTCGCTGAGAGCTGCGGAGAGAACCGCGGAACACGCCAGTCTGCACCGGCTTCCTATTCAGCCTTCAAGCTGGAGGGGGATCCTGGACAGCCACGTCGGCATGCTCAGCACTGGAAGAAAAAGCGCAGCAACCGGAGACGGGCCACCACCAGTCAAGCAAGGGACATGTCGCAGCTAAGTACGAATCTGGGGGATTCCAGCCCTCCGGAGTCCCCAGTGCCTGCAGTCCATAGCCGCCCTACGGTTCTGATGCGGGCTCCGCCTGCTTCCTCCCGGGCTCCTCCTGTCCCCTGGGATCCACCTCCAGTGGACTTGCAGGCTCCCATGGCTGCTTGGCAGGCTCCTCAACCTGCCTGGGAGGCTCCGGAGGGCCAGCTGCCTGCCCCAGTGGCTCAGCTGGCCCAGCCTCCTGGTCTAGGGGCCCCAATGGTCCAGGCTCCACCGCTCGGAGGGGGGATGGCCAAGCCTCCAACTCCTGGAGTCTTGATGGTCCATCAGCCCCCTCCGGGAGCCCCCATGGCCCAGTCTTCAACTCCGGGAGTCCTGATGCTACATCCTTCTGTCACGGGGGCCCCTTTGGCTCATCCTCCTCCCCCAGGAACCCCGATGACACACCCTCCCGGGACCTCGATGGcgcaccctcctcctcctcctcctccccctcctcctcctcctcctcctgggacCCCAATGACCCACCCACCTCCTCCTGGGACTCCGATGGGTCACCATCCTCCTCCTGGGAACCCTATGACCCATCCTCCACCGGGGAACCCGATGGTGCATCCTCTCACTCATGGAGCCCCGATGGTCCATGGGGGACCACATGGAACTCCAATGCCGCATGTTCCCATTACGGGGACACCGATAGCCCAGCAGCCAACTCCAGGAGTCCTGATGGCCCAGCAGCTGACACCGGGAGTCCTGATGGTCCAGCCGCCTGCTCCGGGAGCTCCGATGGTCCAGCCACCTCCACAGGCTGCCTTGATGACCCAGCCTGCACCTTCGATTACTCCGATGGCCAAGCCTCCAGGTCCTGGTGTCGTGATGATCCATCCTCCAGGTGCCAGAGGTCCAATCATTCAGACTCCAGTATCAGGAGCACCAATGGCTCAGACAGTGCTGCCCCCTGGGCAGCCTCTGGCCACTTGGGCCCCACAGGGTCAGCCTTTGATCCTACAAATCCAGTCTCAAGTCATAAGGGCTCCTCCACAGGTTCCCTCTGTACCACAAGCCCCCCAGGTACAGCTGGCCACACCCCCAGGCTGGcaagccaccacacccaactggcAGGTGACCCCCCAGGGGTGGCCAGCAACGCCTTTGACATGGCAGGCTACACAGGTGACCTGGCAGGCCCCCACAATAGCCTGGCAGGCCACTCAACCTGGGCGCCAAGGGCACTCAACCATTCGTACTGGTCACACACCCATTCGACCTGGACCAGCTCCATTGCTTCGCCAGATACCTCCTATGATCCGTCAGATCCAACCTGTGATGAGGCAAGCCCCACCACTGATCCGACAGGTCCCTATCAGACCAGCTCCACATGGCATAGCAAGCCAGCCTCAGCTGTGGCAGGTCctgccacccccacctccactgcGGCAGGCTCCACAGGCTCGTCTACTGCTCCCGAGGGTACCAGGAACAGGCCAGGTGTCTACAGTACCACCAGTTGCTCAGATACATTTGGTGCCACAGTCAGGCCCACAGGTGCCCCAGACAGTACTGCCAGCCCAACTGTCTATCCCAATTCCTGTACCCCAGGCTGCTGCTCAGTCTGCTCCCCGGACTGTGCATTGCCCACCCATCATCTGGCAGGCCCCCAAAGGCCAGGCCCCGGTGCCACAGGAGCTCCCAGTGCCACAGGAGCTCCCGGTGCCACAGGAGCTCCCGGTGCCACAAGAGGTCCCGGTTCCACAGGAGATCCCGGTGCCACAGGAGATCCCGGTGCCACAGGAGCTCCCGGTTCCACAGGAGCTCCCGGTGCCACAGGAGCTCCCAGTGCCACAAGAGCTCCCGGTGCCACAGGAGCTCCCAGTGCCACAGGAGCTCCCGGTGCCACAGGAGCTCCCGGTGCCACAGGAGCTCCCGGTGCCATTGGAGTTCCAGGAGGTACAGCAGGCCCAGGCAGTGGGCTGGCGGGCACCCAAGGTACCTCCTCACTTCTGGCAGCCTGTGTCTGCCCAGGAGGCCCAGGAGCAGGCCACTCAGATCGCCCATGTGGAGCAGCAGCAGCCCTTTCAGGGAGCTCCAGCCTCCTCCAAGGCACTGCAAACTCAGCTGCCGACCCACCAGGCCCAAGCCTCTGGCTTGCAGGCAGAACTGCCTTCAGTGCAGCTGCAGCCTTCTTGGCAAGGCCCACTGCCCATGTTGCAGGCCCAGCCTGGAGCCTCTGCCACACTGGCAAACTTTCCCCGGGGCTCCACTCGATCACGTATGGCTCCATCAGGAGAACCTGGCCCCTCTTCTCTAGAACCTCGGGGCCCTCCTAGGGAACGTAGGGCACCTGCAAGGGACAAAAAGGGTCCTCCAAAAGAGCGCATGTTCATTGGTGCCACTTTCTGTGCTCCAAGGGGGGCATCAGCATCCAGGGCATACGTGCCAACTGCCTGGAAAAACTTGCCTGCCACATCAGAGACCTTTCCTGCCACCTCAAGGGTCTTTCCATCTACCTCTCATTTCCAGCCTGCCTCTTCTAATGCCTTTAGAGGTCCATCTGCCGCCTCAGAGAGCCCAAAGTCACTGCCATTTGCTCTGCAGGATCCTTATGCCTGCGTAGAGGCCCTGCCTGCAGTTCCCTGGGTTCCGTATCCAGATGGAAATGCCTCATCAGCATGTAAGTCAGTGCCTGCCATCTTGATGGTGGCAGCAGCTGCCCCCCAGGCAAGTGCCACTGCTGCAGAGGCCTCTAAGTCTTCAGAGCCGCCAAGACGCCCCGGCAAAGCCACCAGGAAGAAGAAGCATCTGGAACCCAAAGAAGACAACTGTGGCCACAGGCTCTCCTCACGTGACTGGCGGGGGCCCCGAACCTGGGGCAATCCCAGTCATTCTGACTGGGAGATTCAGAGGGCTATGCAGCTCCTGGGGGACCGGGAATCCCTCTACACTCCGCAGGGCCTGAATGACTGGGGGTGCCCCAACACTTCTAGGATGCCAAGGAGCTTGGAGGGCCCTAGCACTTCACGGGACCAGGAATTCTGTGGTGACTCGGGTGGGTCTCAGACATGGATGGCTTCTGAGGTCCCAAGCGTCTCTCGGGGATCCAGTGCTGCTCAGGAGGACCCTGATAGGGAGAGTCAGCCCTTATCTCCCTTAGATGAGAGAGCAAACGCTTTGGTGCAGTTTCTCTTGGTCAAAGACCAAGCCAAGGTGCCTGTCCAGCTCTCGGAGATGGTAAATGTTGTCATCCGAGAATACAAAGACGACAGCTTAGACATCATCAACCGTGCCAACACTAAGCTGGAGTGCACCTTTGGTTGTCAACTGAAGGAAGTTGACACCAAAACCCACACTTACATCATCGTCAACAAGATGGCGTACCCTCAGTGTAATTTGCTGGCATCCTATTTAGAGAGGCCAAAGTTCAGCCTCCTGATGGTGGTCTTGAGCCTCATCTTTATGAAAGGCTACTGTATCAGGGAGAATCTGCTCTTTAGTTTTCTGTTCCAGCTAGGGCTGGATGTCCAGGAGACAAGTGGTCTCTTCAGAATTACAAAGAAGCTCATCACCAGTGTGTTTGTGAGACACAGGTACCTAGAGTACAGGCAAATCCCGTTCACTGAGCCTGCAGAATACGAGCTTCTCTGGGGGCCCCGGGCATTCCTCGAAACCAACAGGGTGCACATCTTGAGATTTTTGGCCGCACTCTACGAGAACCAGCCCCAGATCTGGTCATGCCAGTACCTTGACTCACTGGCAGAGTTAGAATACAAGGACGCAAATGCCGCCGCCGAAGAGTCCCATGACAGCGATGATGATGCCCACGACCCCACCAGCAGTCCCCATCCTCACTAATAGACGTTACTAAGATGATTTTTATACTTGTGGGTCCAAAGccaaaggcaaaagacaatggggggtgggggacattgTGCTTTCTGGTGTTTTTTGGTATTGTTCTCTGTGTATAAATTTTACAGCCTGTTTTTATATTTGCCAAAGCTTTTGTACAGTTTTGTGAAATGTTGATTTAAACTGGCTGCtgtattgttttgtattttggtgtctgtatttttttaaatgagatctGTGATTCCCTGTTTGGTGTACTAATTGTAATGTTACAGTATCAGAGTTGTGCTGCCTTGTGTGTGAAAAGAAATGACAGTTTATTTGTCTCGTTTTGTTTATGTAAAATCAGAATGTTTTTGGATGTTAATATGACTCATCGGTAAAATACTGTCTGGAGAAAAGTAAAGATCTATACTATATAAATATACTTTTAGCATAACATAACGTGTCTGTCTTTATTCTAATTTTGAACCAGGGAGGTGGGAGCCACACTTTAACATGCTTTACGCACAAACGCCAATATTACTATCAGTGATAGTAAAACCTGTGGATGCTGACAGCTTCCCAGAAGAGTACTCCATTCATCCTAAAAGTGATGCAGTGATGGTGGGTGGTGAAGCCAGAGATCTCCTTAAAGTGAAAGTAAAACTTCCCAAGTAAGACGCGGCAAGCTAAGAGGGGGTGGGAGTCCCCTCTGATTTAATTTTTACAATAACTGTTCAAGTTAGACATTGTATCTAGCTTGTAGGTGAGGCTATAAGACACAAACAGGttaattaaaatacatatatggTGGCATGCTGGTAAAATTACAATTCCAAGCAGGAAATCTCAATGGTGTTTGGAAAAGGAGGGCACTTTCCCACAGGACCATAAAAATGCAGGTTTAGTAGCCATACCAAACCACCAAAGAGATCCTTCTGTGCTGCATGTAGAACATGTGGAACACATGTGGAACACATCAACACACTAAGGTGATACCAGatacctgtgccctctaatgtATCAGGATCCtaccaggaaaaagaaatcagGTTTAAGGTGTTAAGCATTCTGCAGATTACAGGTGGCCATTGCAAAGGGAGGGTGAGCCGCTGCAGGGCACTTTCTTGGGAAACTTCTGAAAGAAAGTGGCTAAATACCTACAACCAGCCTTTAGTTACAGGAACCATGGCAAAGGGCTGACCAGCCTGGCTGTTCTATTCAATGAATTCATGTGAATATGAATGTAATTATACATGAAAAGACTGGCTGAAGGTCACAGCTTTTAGACAGGGACATGAGGGTTCTGCTTTTGCCACCTCTTGCTCTGTCTGAATCAAGAAACCCAACCCCATGTCTTCCCATTCTTCCTGAAAAGCAGAGGGCAGGGTCGGCTAGCAGCAATGATAGAACTTTTCTGCCACCTACTGGCCAACTAGCCGTTGCACAGTTATTTCTGAGACCATTGTCTCTCCTGTAAGAGTTTACACCCCTATAATCAGGTGGCTGCACTTTTTGTTTCATGGCCTTACCCATAATTTTACTACTGTCTGTAcccaacaatttttttcttttatgtggtcATTAAGCTAAAACAACTCCCCATGTCCAACCCAAGCCTCATTCAAGGATTACTGTCCTTGGTGCTGCTACACTGCCACTTAGAACAAAGTGATAACGTGTATCCAGCCATTACAGAGTAAACTGTGGATGGCAATTGGCCCCTATACTATAACCTTCACCTACCTGGATATATATGAAGGACCCACTGTATATCCAACCTTTACTAAAGTTTGGAAGATAAGAGGATACTGAAAGCCAGAACCCAATCTTCAATGTTTGGCAAAATAAAATTATGCAATGTCTTGGCTATGAACAGGTGTGATGAGACTATAAAATGGCACAAGAAACTTACAATCTTTATGGCCActtcaatatttttctaaaaatctGTTTTGTTTATGTGTGGGTACTACAGAAAATTTTCCATACATTTAAATTTGAAAGCTAGCATCATGTAACTTGGAAGCTATATTTCATGGACAGTGAGTTCCTACATAGTTATAAAACAatatagtttaaaaacaaaagtgtggacactatgcccctccttagaattgggaacaaaacacccatggaaggagttacagagacaaagtttggagctgagatgaaaggatggaccatgtagagactgccatatccagggatccaccccataatcagcatccaaacgctgacaccattgcatacactagcaagattttatcgaaaggacccagatgtagctgtctcttgtgagactatgccggggcctagcaaacacagaagtggatgctcacagtcagctaatggatggatcacagggctcccaatggaggagctagagaaagaacccaaggagctaaagggatctgcaaccctataggtggaacaacattatgaactaaccagtaccccggagctcttgactctggctgcatatgtatcaaaagatggcctagttggccatcactgaaaagagaggcccattggacacgcaaactttatatgccccagtacaggggaacgccagggccaaaaagggggagtgggtgtgtaggggattgggggtgggtgggtatgggggacttttggtatagcattggaaatgtaaatgagctaaatacctaataaaaaatggaaaaaaaacaaaaacaaaaacaacttactTTATCACATAGTTGGTATCATAGCTAACGACTGGAAACCTGTATCATGTATATGAGAAGTAACAAAAAGACTTTTTTCATTATGCATGCAAAACTAAattctaaactaaactaaaaactcTGCAGAAGAGTTGAACCTCTAACTCCGTGAAAGCAGGAAGCAAATAGTCAAGGCATGTGAAAACACAGTGCAAAAGAAGTGGGGAAAAATCAAAATCCAAATTTTCAAAAGTACTAAAATGTAGATAAATGCTGTAGAAGGTATTTAGCCATACAATGGAGGACAATAAAAAttcctctaaataaataaatgggacatATTGggcacaaaacatacaaacaacaatAGCTGCTGAGCTCTTGTATCCCCCTATATTTCAAAGGTAGGACTATTATATAAGTATTAGCTTCTATTGATTAAGCTGACATAGAAGAAAATAGTCACATAGAACAGAAGATATGAATAAGAGCATAATAAATATTACTACAATATACGCTGAAATCAATTCAACTGATTACATCACTAATAGCTTTAAGCCAACAAGTAAtttacaaaaaaaaccaaaaaaaaaaaacaaaaacaaaaacaaaaaaagtcatcAAATGGAATAGAAACAATCTGTAGTATAGGTGAATAGTTCCTCACAAGGAGAGTGATGATGGATAAAGAAGACACCGAGTATTTTGCACCCTCAAACAAAAAGGAATAGGCAAGAAGGAATAGAAAGTTGTTACTAAAAGACCTTAGACTTCCTCAGAAATCAAATCACATTTTAGCGCAAGACAGCCAGTTTAGAGAAATAAAAACCTGAGATTACAGACTGAAGAAAGAGTTTATactcaaatatttaaaactaGATGCTACAGTACAATAACCATCTAATGACTGCAGTAGCGACTACTTCTAGAAGCTAAGACTGCTAGTAAAGAGGAATCACCAAGGTAATTTATTCTTTGTGCTTTAATGTATCAGTTAAATAAATTGTAGTCCAGCTAAAGCTTTCTTatgctgagaaagaattgaaACTTATGTAGAGGATATCAAGTTATACAAAAGTTAATGTCAGAATATTTGTCTAAAGTAGGATCTGTATTTTTCAATAAGTTTATTTGAAATCATTGTTCCTTGGGGCAATATAGAAAAGGACAAGTTATGTGTCAAGGCCATCCATCAGTCAGCTGTTTTAGCAAGTACAGGTTAGAATTCAACACTGTAATCAAAGAAACTTTTGCTTCCTAGATACAAAGGTGGAGCCCTCATGTTCCCAAGCAATACTTACTACATTGCACGTGCAGCTCATGCTGTGTGAGAAGCACCTACAAAGCTTTGCCACTTTCTCAACGACTGTCACGGCACCCAAAGGGATACAGAATCATCTCTATACACTGCCTGTCCATCCTAAAATCCTAGAGACGTTCTTCCTCTTAGAACTGGCTTTCAGGTTGCAGCAGTGTCGCCATCTTGCCCTGTCATGCCTTTCTCTCACTCCTCACACTCATCCCTGTGGTAGTCTGTTCTCTGTGTTCTCTACCTTCACAGCTCTGCCCCTTCGCCACACCTCCACATAACAGCCATGACAATCTCTCAGCCACCATAAAACTCCATAAGGCTTCATTAGTCTTGAAGCTGGAGGTGGCTCTCAATGTTCCTGGATAGGACATGATCCACCTCAGGTGACTTTGCAGATCCAGGAGGTCAAAACCAGCCTTGCAGAGGAGCATTGCCAAATAAAGAACTTATAAGTGAGACTACACCCTTTTCTAGGAAGCCCAAAGAATCTCTCAGAAACTGAATTTGTTATATAAAACTTTTTCGTATAAGTTTTGAACCAACTTCTCCTAGATCTTTGTTATCTTCTACACATAGAATTTatgctttctctctccccacttccttcAATCTCTTACCCTCCCcgtcctctttttctctctcagaaaAACCAGAATCAAAATAAACTAACTAAACAAAGGCTATAAGATTTTCTGCCAAGAAGTACCCTAAGGGAAGATGACCCCCTACCCAATTTACACCAGAATTACCTATTCCCCATTATCCCCAGACCGTAAGTATAAAGTGGTATATTTTATTGATACGAGTCTTCTCTAGAATCTTTTGAAAAGGAAGCCACTATAGATCCAACTTGATAACCTTTTCC
This Mus musculus strain C57BL/6J chromosome 7, GRCm38.p6 C57BL/6J DNA region includes the following protein-coding sequences:
- the Magel2 gene encoding MAGE-like protein 2; the protein is MSQLSTNLGDSSPPESPVPAVHSRPTVLMRAPPASSRAPPVPWDPPPVDLQAPMAAWQAPQPAWEAPEGQLPAPVAQLAQPPGLGAPMVQAPPLGGGMAKPPTPGVLMVHQPPPGAPMAQSSTPGVLMLHPSVTGAPLAHPPPPGTPMTHPPGTSMAHPPPPPPPPPPPPPPGTPMTHPPPPGTPMGHHPPPGNPMTHPPPGNPMVHPLTHGAPMVHGGPHGTPMPHVPITGTPIAQQPTPGVLMAQQLTPGVLMVQPPAPGAPMVQPPPQAALMTQPAPSITPMAKPPGPGVVMIHPPGARGPIIQTPVSGAPMAQTVLPPGQPLATWAPQGQPLILQIQSQVIRAPPQVPSVPQAPQVQLATPPGWQATTPNWQVTPQGWPATPLTWQATQVTWQAPTIAWQATQPGRQGHSTIRTGHTPIRPGPAPLLRQIPPMIRQIQPVMRQAPPLIRQVPIRPAPHGIASQPQLWQVLPPPPPLRQAPQARLLLPRVPGTGQVSTVPPVAQIHLVPQSGPQVPQTVLPAQLSIPIPVPQAAAQSAPRTVHCPPIIWQAPKGQAPVPQELPVPQELPVPQELPVPQEVPVPQEIPVPQEIPVPQELPVPQELPVPQELPVPQELPVPQELPVPQELPVPQELPVPQELPVPLEFQEVQQAQAVGWRAPKVPPHFWQPVSAQEAQEQATQIAHVEQQQPFQGAPASSKALQTQLPTHQAQASGLQAELPSVQLQPSWQGPLPMLQAQPGASATLANFPRGSTRSRMAPSGEPGPSSLEPRGPPRERRAPARDKKGPPKERMFIGATFCAPRGASASRAYVPTAWKNLPATSETFPATSRVFPSTSHFQPASSNAFRGPSAASESPKSLPFALQDPYACVEALPAVPWVPYPDGNASSACKSVPAILMVAAAAPQASATAAEASKSSEPPRRPGKATRKKKHLEPKEDNCGHRLSSRDWRGPRTWGNPSHSDWEIQRAMQLLGDRESLYTPQGLNDWGCPNTSRMPRSLEGPSTSRDQEFCGDSGGSQTWMASEVPSVSRGSSAAQEDPDRESQPLSPLDERANALVQFLLVKDQAKVPVQLSEMVNVVIREYKDDSLDIINRANTKLECTFGCQLKEVDTKTHTYIIVNKMAYPQCNLLASYLERPKFSLLMVVLSLIFMKGYCIRENLLFSFLFQLGLDVQETSGLFRITKKLITSVFVRHRYLEYRQIPFTEPAEYELLWGPRAFLETNRVHILRFLAALYENQPQIWSCQYLDSLAELEYKDANAAAEESHDSDDDAHDPTSSPHPH